A single window of Paenibacillus sp. SYP-B4298 DNA harbors:
- a CDS encoding ABC transporter substrate-binding protein, whose translation MQAERQKQGRIPYALWVLMTVLVLALAGCGNSGGAGTGATTTGDAGAANIKQEAQVEKKEDTRTITDAYGKVEVPAQPSRIVVLDIGALDNLLAMGVKPVGASSILAPGDPYPGYLQGAEGIANVGSVNEPNLESIDALKPDLIIGNKDAHDAIYEQLKQIAPTVFVETLGVTWKENLQLHADAINRQEEGTKLLAAYEQRAADMKSALAAQSGKEVSLVRPRQDKIQLYLTGTFAGTIMKDAGIVRPAEQQADGFSKDVTEEQIAELDGDIIFWFNREPDAFAKLEKSPLWATLKGVQNKAVYPVDWEYWLSGLGIQAVNKVLDDLDLYVVHPS comes from the coding sequence ATGCAGGCAGAGAGACAGAAGCAAGGAAGAATACCCTATGCGCTGTGGGTACTAATGACGGTGCTCGTGCTGGCGCTCGCGGGCTGCGGAAATTCCGGCGGTGCAGGCACAGGAGCTACGACGACTGGAGATGCGGGAGCTGCGAACATCAAGCAAGAGGCACAGGTGGAGAAAAAGGAAGATACCCGGACGATTACAGACGCTTATGGTAAGGTAGAGGTTCCCGCTCAGCCATCCAGAATTGTAGTTCTGGACATCGGAGCTCTGGACAACCTATTGGCAATGGGCGTGAAGCCTGTGGGCGCATCATCGATTCTCGCGCCAGGCGACCCGTACCCGGGTTATCTGCAAGGAGCGGAGGGGATTGCTAATGTCGGTTCTGTCAATGAACCGAATCTGGAGAGCATCGATGCCCTGAAGCCGGATCTGATTATTGGCAACAAGGACGCCCACGATGCCATATATGAGCAGTTGAAGCAGATCGCTCCCACTGTATTCGTGGAGACGCTGGGCGTCACCTGGAAGGAAAACCTGCAGCTTCATGCCGATGCGATCAACCGACAGGAAGAGGGAACGAAGCTGCTGGCCGCTTATGAACAGCGTGCTGCGGACATGAAGTCGGCTCTGGCGGCTCAGAGCGGCAAGGAGGTATCGCTGGTTCGTCCGCGTCAGGACAAAATCCAGCTCTATCTGACGGGAACGTTTGCGGGTACGATCATGAAGGATGCGGGCATTGTACGTCCAGCCGAACAGCAGGCCGATGGTTTCTCCAAGGATGTCACGGAGGAGCAGATTGCCGAGCTGGACGGGGACATCATCTTCTGGTTTAACCGTGAGCCGGACGCTTTTGCCAAGCTGGAGAAAAGTCCTCTGTGGGCAACGCTGAAGGGAGTACAGAATAAAGCCGTCTATCCGGTTGATTGGGAGTACTGGCTTAGTGGGCTTGGCATTCAGGCCGTGAACAAGGTGCTGGATGATCTGGATCTATACGTCGTCCATCCTTCATAA
- a CDS encoding TetR/AcrR family transcriptional regulator codes for MPVPKELFFTIDPEKRSRIMEAAIHEFSSQMYDKASINQIIKEADISRGSFYQYFENKDDLYFFSIKTLLQATAYRFLKQFIAAQPEDIYAVYRALFAYNLQLLSGGEYKDFFRNMYFGMNYRLQQELKTIFSSIRNEMLENRLDALRRKSGYAVSYFQELMNILELNNRDLLMVYISKSPAIEDIMEIYDLRIQVIRTAQ; via the coding sequence ATGCCCGTGCCCAAAGAGTTGTTTTTTACCATTGACCCAGAGAAGAGAAGTCGAATTATGGAGGCCGCCATTCACGAGTTTTCAAGCCAGATGTACGATAAAGCGTCCATCAATCAGATAATTAAGGAAGCGGACATCTCCAGAGGAAGCTTTTATCAATATTTTGAGAATAAGGATGATCTCTATTTTTTCAGTATAAAAACATTGCTTCAAGCCACCGCCTATCGATTTCTGAAGCAATTCATAGCCGCGCAACCGGAGGATATTTATGCTGTGTATCGGGCATTGTTTGCCTACAATCTCCAACTGCTCTCAGGAGGGGAGTACAAGGATTTTTTCAGAAATATGTACTTTGGGATGAATTATCGTCTTCAGCAAGAGCTAAAGACCATCTTCAGCTCCATACGGAATGAAATGCTAGAGAATCGGTTGGATGCGCTGCGTAGAAAATCCGGTTATGCGGTCTCGTATTTTCAGGAGCTGATGAATATTCTGGAGCTGAATAATAGAGATTTGCTCATGGTGTATATCTCCAAATCGCCGGCAATCGAAGACATTATGGAAATCTATGATCTGAGAATTCAAGTGATACGCACGGCGCAATAA
- a CDS encoding FecCD family ABC transporter permease: MKRATRFQAAGLAVLCGLMLLAFLSSIRFGIVQLPWGSVMDAFFSFDGSRDHLIIRSVRLPRAIIAVIVGSALAVAGCMMQAISRNALAGPEVFGINYGAALTAVLASYYLGTTSLKLFAWSSLLGAAAAGVLVFVLSSAGRPAMSPVRLVLAGATLNLLFASLTQGMLIMNEQSLDTMRFWLAGALTGRDMELLLHVLPYVMTGLIAAFILSSQLNIFKLGEEVAQGLGQRLKLIRIGCMVVIVLLAGSAVAIAGPIGFIGLAVPHMARMLTGGNYRLAVPYSAVLGALLLLAADIGARYVLPGQEIPVGVVTAFFGAPFLIYLVQRKETSS, encoded by the coding sequence ATGAAGAGGGCCACGAGATTTCAAGCGGCGGGTCTGGCCGTACTGTGCGGGTTGATGCTCCTGGCATTTCTGAGCAGTATCAGGTTTGGTATTGTTCAGCTTCCTTGGGGTTCGGTCATGGATGCATTCTTCTCGTTCGATGGCTCGCGCGATCATCTCATCATCCGCAGTGTAAGGCTGCCAAGAGCGATCATCGCCGTAATCGTGGGCAGTGCGCTTGCCGTGGCCGGGTGCATGATGCAGGCGATCAGCCGCAATGCCCTGGCAGGACCAGAGGTGTTCGGCATTAATTATGGCGCAGCACTGACCGCTGTGCTGGCATCGTACTATCTGGGCACCACATCCCTGAAGCTGTTCGCCTGGTCCTCGCTGCTGGGGGCCGCGGCGGCAGGCGTTCTTGTGTTCGTGCTCAGCTCCGCAGGAAGACCCGCCATGTCACCGGTCAGACTGGTGCTTGCCGGGGCTACACTGAATCTGCTCTTTGCTTCATTGACGCAGGGAATGCTGATTATGAATGAGCAATCGCTGGACACGATGCGCTTCTGGCTTGCAGGCGCACTGACGGGCAGGGATATGGAGCTGCTGCTTCATGTTCTGCCTTATGTGATGACCGGTTTAATCGCGGCGTTTATCCTGAGTAGCCAACTGAATATATTCAAGCTGGGAGAAGAGGTTGCCCAAGGTCTCGGGCAGCGCTTGAAGCTGATCCGCATCGGCTGTATGGTCGTGATCGTGCTGCTTGCAGGCAGTGCGGTCGCCATTGCTGGGCCGATCGGCTTCATCGGCCTGGCTGTTCCTCATATGGCCCGTATGCTGACAGGTGGAAATTACCGCTTAGCTGTTCCTTACTCGGCTGTGCTCGGGGCGCTGCTGCTGCTTGCGGCCGATATTGGCGCACGATATGTACTCCCCGGACAAGAGATCCCGGTCGGGGTGGTCACGGCCTTCTTCGGCGCTCCTTTCCTTATCTATCTCGTCCAGAGAAAGGAGACCTCCTCATGA
- a CDS encoding aminotransferase family protein, translating to MEQKVEVTHEQRYPVLHPFTFMPGYEGEAGDLFHQHNIMLHRGSGSWVYDTDERPYLYTTTAVPSVGLGNEQVMNRIRHQYETLSFGSTCGQTHPLIQQLSERLLHIVGDPFGMVFYGTDGSGAVETAMRLARQYFIAQNKPKRTAFISLEGNYHGTTYGTGAVTHLGIQESFGPGMSHCYAAPFPFGFRPPIEGTPDGVVKYCLDMLEEIIFDIGPYAVAAVLLEPVQGVNGIHPLPVEYVQAVRKITEKYGILLIMDEVTTGIGRTGSWIASHHYGVQADMLTLSKGLTGGYFPMGATLISTSIARQLFGDGGIFLHGSTQSGHPVGCAAALAVLDLIEEGELLNKTREHGELILQSLRSNLQLHPHVGDIRGMGLMLAIEFVQEKQSKTPVDYAFGQQLSKALHSEGILGNYFNNTLLMYPPLTITREESQQLIDGVTRAVLQVSNDQRSREE from the coding sequence ATGGAACAGAAAGTAGAAGTTACTCATGAGCAACGTTATCCTGTCCTCCATCCGTTTACGTTTATGCCGGGATATGAGGGGGAGGCGGGAGATTTGTTTCATCAGCATAATATCATGCTCCACAGGGGTTCCGGTTCCTGGGTCTATGACACAGACGAACGGCCCTATCTCTACACAACTACAGCCGTTCCGTCAGTTGGACTCGGCAATGAACAAGTTATGAACCGTATACGCCATCAGTACGAGACATTAAGCTTCGGATCGACCTGCGGGCAGACACATCCTCTGATTCAGCAGCTATCAGAGCGCCTGTTGCACATCGTAGGAGACCCATTCGGTATGGTATTTTACGGGACGGATGGTTCGGGTGCAGTCGAGACGGCGATGAGGCTTGCCCGCCAATACTTTATCGCACAAAATAAACCAAAACGGACCGCATTCATCAGCTTGGAGGGCAACTATCATGGTACAACCTACGGCACAGGAGCGGTAACGCATCTTGGTATTCAGGAATCCTTTGGCCCAGGGATGTCCCATTGTTATGCAGCGCCTTTTCCGTTTGGATTTCGGCCTCCAATTGAAGGAACCCCAGATGGGGTCGTGAAGTATTGTCTGGACATGCTGGAGGAGATTATCTTTGATATTGGTCCCTATGCGGTAGCGGCTGTACTGCTAGAGCCGGTTCAAGGGGTAAACGGTATCCATCCATTACCTGTCGAATATGTCCAGGCAGTGAGGAAAATAACTGAAAAATACGGCATTCTGCTTATTATGGATGAAGTGACTACAGGCATTGGACGAACGGGGAGTTGGATTGCCTCCCATCATTATGGTGTGCAGGCTGATATGCTGACCCTGTCCAAAGGGTTGACTGGCGGCTACTTTCCCATGGGAGCTACATTAATTTCGACCTCTATTGCCCGTCAACTGTTCGGTGATGGCGGGATCTTCTTGCATGGGTCTACCCAGAGTGGACATCCGGTGGGCTGCGCCGCAGCTTTAGCCGTACTCGACCTAATAGAAGAAGGAGAGCTACTGAACAAGACACGTGAGCATGGGGAACTCATTCTACAGTCACTGCGCAGCAATCTACAGCTTCATCCCCATGTTGGTGATATTCGAGGAATGGGTCTCATGCTTGCCATCGAGTTCGTACAAGAAAAGCAGAGCAAGACGCCTGTAGATTATGCATTCGGTCAGCAATTATCAAAGGCGCTGCACTCAGAGGGCATACTAGGGAATTATTTTAACAACACGCTTCTCATGTATCCCCCCCTTACAATAACTAGAGAAGAGTCACAGCAGCTCATTGATGGTGTAACCAGAGCAGTCTTGCAAGTATCTAATGACCAACGTAGTCGGGAGGAGTAG
- a CDS encoding FecCD family ABC transporter permease, producing the protein MIPAAILKRASIVLSLLLLLNAGLIVLNVMLGDRSIPAGEVVRSLLGIGNPEYHFTIYQLRLPRVLTGFLVGCGLALAGAVLQIITRNPLASPGVIGLNAGAAAAVVTVMVLVPSFPMRAMPWVAFSGALLVAAVIYSLSWRRGEEDSTTRMLLIGVGISAMAGALITYLLTLGHIFRVSQAFVWMAGSLYGRTWEHFWPLLPWLVMLFLLLIWKSSVLDLFLLNVQTPVGLGVRVETMRALFILISVGLAGSAVSMAGTIGFVGLMAPHMARHMVGSRSLVRLPVAALLGGVIVMLADLVGRQLFAPYEIPVGLITALVGAPYMIYLLLARRAI; encoded by the coding sequence ATGATTCCTGCAGCGATACTAAAGCGTGCCTCTATCGTCCTGTCGTTACTGCTGCTGCTGAATGCAGGCTTGATTGTGCTGAACGTGATGCTGGGTGATCGCTCCATCCCTGCGGGAGAAGTCGTGCGGAGCCTGCTCGGAATAGGGAACCCGGAATATCATTTCACCATCTACCAGCTTCGGCTGCCGCGTGTGCTAACGGGTTTTCTCGTCGGCTGTGGACTGGCTCTGGCTGGTGCGGTGCTGCAGATAATTACCCGAAATCCGTTGGCTTCTCCGGGCGTCATTGGACTCAATGCAGGGGCGGCCGCGGCTGTTGTCACGGTCATGGTGCTGGTTCCTTCGTTTCCCATGCGCGCGATGCCGTGGGTTGCCTTCTCCGGTGCACTGCTCGTAGCTGCTGTCATCTACAGCTTGTCCTGGCGGAGGGGGGAGGAGGATTCTACCACCCGCATGCTGCTGATCGGTGTAGGCATATCCGCCATGGCGGGAGCGCTCATCACGTATTTGCTGACACTGGGTCATATTTTTCGAGTCTCGCAGGCATTCGTGTGGATGGCGGGCAGCCTGTATGGACGGACATGGGAGCATTTCTGGCCTCTGCTGCCATGGCTCGTGATGCTGTTCCTACTATTAATATGGAAGTCCAGTGTGCTCGATCTGTTCCTGCTGAATGTCCAAACCCCGGTAGGGCTTGGGGTACGGGTTGAGACGATGCGAGCTCTGTTCATTCTAATCAGTGTAGGCTTGGCAGGCTCGGCGGTATCGATGGCAGGCACGATTGGCTTTGTCGGGTTGATGGCGCCTCACATGGCCAGGCATATGGTTGGCAGCCGCAGCCTCGTTCGATTGCCGGTGGCGGCACTGCTTGGAGGCGTTATCGTCATGCTGGCGGATCTGGTCGGCCGGCAGTTGTTCGCTCCATACGAAATCCCTGTCGGGCTGATTACTGCGCTGGTGGGAGCGCCCTACATGATCTATTTGCTGCTGGCTCGTCGTGCTATATAA
- a CDS encoding capsular biosynthesis protein, which translates to MRVVVDLDGTICELKKENQSYGDVRPLPGAVETLWSLKTAGHTIIIYTARNMRTCGSNVGKVVANIGKLTLDWLEQYDVPYDELVFGKPQGDLYIDDLGHRFEGWEAIAGLYVNGADRE; encoded by the coding sequence ATGCGAGTGGTAGTTGATTTGGATGGTACAATCTGTGAGTTGAAGAAGGAAAATCAAAGCTATGGGGATGTGCGTCCACTCCCCGGTGCTGTCGAGACACTCTGGTCATTAAAGACGGCCGGGCATACGATTATTATCTATACCGCTCGAAATATGCGAACCTGCGGCAGCAATGTAGGAAAAGTAGTCGCGAATATCGGCAAGCTGACACTGGATTGGCTGGAGCAGTATGACGTCCCCTATGACGAGCTGGTGTTTGGCAAACCGCAAGGAGATCTATACATTGATGATTTAGGGCATCGCTTTGAAGGCTGGGAAGCCATTGCCGGGTTGTATGTGAATGGAGCTGATCGAGAGTGA
- a CDS encoding helix-turn-helix transcriptional regulator: MKLDTLLAISHLLTKDEYQRMQQFFPHMSVLAETNFNHVMELVQNNAYKLIVFLTCEDTLPPTWRLDKLQVESPVMILLNMSQADMYVLQSLMDSVGLISKPSSPPEQQEIHPMLHKSLEFIEENLCENDLSLEKVAASIYVSRCHYSRIFKTYLGIGFKEFIMNKRIQKAKLMLQEGTSVTEVCYAVGYGDLTHFGRVFKRMVGINPSEYLRNRKSLSS, encoded by the coding sequence GTGAAATTGGATACGCTTCTTGCCATAAGCCATCTATTAACCAAGGACGAATATCAGCGAATGCAGCAATTCTTTCCTCATATGTCTGTTCTAGCTGAAACGAACTTTAACCATGTGATGGAGCTTGTACAAAACAACGCCTATAAATTGATTGTGTTTCTGACCTGCGAAGATACGTTGCCTCCGACTTGGAGGTTAGACAAGCTTCAGGTGGAAAGTCCTGTGATGATCTTATTGAATATGAGCCAAGCGGATATGTATGTTTTACAATCTCTGATGGACTCTGTGGGATTAATCTCTAAACCCTCTTCTCCTCCTGAGCAGCAGGAGATACATCCCATGCTCCACAAATCGCTGGAGTTCATTGAAGAAAATCTATGTGAAAATGACCTGTCACTAGAAAAGGTGGCTGCGAGCATATATGTTAGCCGATGTCATTATTCACGTATATTTAAAACCTATCTTGGTATCGGTTTCAAGGAGTTCATCATGAATAAGCGAATCCAGAAGGCTAAGCTTATGCTTCAGGAGGGAACCTCGGTTACCGAAGTTTGCTACGCAGTCGGATATGGTGATCTGACGCATTTTGGACGGGTATTCAAACGCATGGTCGGTATTAACCCTTCTGAATATCTTAGGAATCGCAAGAGCTTATCTTCATGA
- a CDS encoding helix-turn-helix domain-containing protein, whose translation MSSYANEVYQIYRLSSVRKRRFPKQRGAGQVKIPAYLLCFIVEGEGVILLDGALQKIRPFQIYLLVPGMIVEFPEQGSAFQYYGLWFESIRLAKIKGGYAGVSSPPLSGGLSPGMLPVHHPQRILQSIVQLYQLGQQEAIRYAIKGRLQFDRLMHELLQNEQAPLVEARDERIERSIAYIEQHYPDKLCIEQLAKAAGGLSAAAFSRLFRQETGMTPLEYLNKVRMAEAKQRLNTKDCRVKEVAAEVGFRSEFYFSRMFQHRVGVSPTLYMKRGRLKIAVASSLNLEDHLKSLGVEPVCVVDLFCYPGQSQEHYRERMEGQLQQLCSSRPDLIIADDYHTEFRDQLKKTAPPVFLDFSVWDWKRNFEQIAELVNREREASEMLTRLYVQSETTGQELRRILGRDRLLLLQVNHRAIGIQGMKNHPLNEMVYGELGLNPGGQAPAELWRLELQPGSMPVLETEHLFIHQHHVLAGSGERYEEMTSTPAWARIEAVLRGNVYTIPNWFAMSWTPLGRQRIMNGLLGQFGGKRGSE comes from the coding sequence GTGTCCTCTTATGCGAACGAAGTCTATCAGATCTATCGATTATCCTCCGTGCGAAAGCGAAGATTTCCCAAGCAGAGGGGAGCTGGACAAGTCAAAATTCCTGCCTACCTGCTTTGTTTTATTGTGGAGGGTGAAGGGGTCATCCTGCTCGATGGCGCTCTGCAGAAGATCAGGCCGTTTCAAATCTACCTGCTCGTGCCAGGCATGATTGTGGAATTTCCCGAACAAGGGAGTGCGTTTCAGTATTATGGCCTATGGTTTGAATCCATCCGGCTTGCGAAGATCAAGGGAGGGTATGCAGGCGTGTCTTCCCCGCCATTGTCTGGCGGGCTATCTCCGGGGATGCTGCCCGTTCATCATCCACAGCGAATCCTGCAGTCGATCGTGCAGCTCTACCAGCTTGGCCAGCAGGAGGCGATACGGTATGCCATCAAGGGCAGGCTTCAATTCGATCGATTGATGCATGAGCTGCTGCAAAATGAACAGGCCCCGCTTGTCGAGGCAAGGGATGAACGGATTGAGCGAAGCATTGCTTACATCGAGCAGCATTATCCCGACAAACTATGCATTGAACAGTTGGCCAAGGCAGCAGGAGGCCTGTCTGCGGCTGCCTTCTCCCGTTTATTTCGTCAGGAGACCGGGATGACTCCGCTTGAGTATCTGAACAAGGTACGCATGGCTGAGGCCAAACAACGGCTAAATACAAAGGACTGTCGGGTAAAAGAGGTGGCGGCAGAGGTAGGCTTTCGTAGCGAATTTTATTTCAGCCGCATGTTTCAGCATAGGGTAGGCGTATCTCCCACACTGTATATGAAGAGGGGCAGGCTGAAGATTGCGGTGGCCTCCTCGTTAAATTTGGAGGATCACTTGAAATCGCTTGGCGTCGAGCCGGTCTGCGTCGTTGATCTGTTCTGCTACCCAGGGCAGAGTCAGGAACATTATCGGGAACGGATGGAGGGGCAACTGCAACAATTGTGCTCGTCTCGCCCGGATCTGATTATCGCGGACGACTATCATACCGAATTCCGCGATCAGCTCAAGAAGACGGCGCCTCCAGTATTTCTAGACTTCTCGGTATGGGACTGGAAGCGCAATTTTGAGCAGATTGCCGAGTTGGTTAACCGGGAGCGCGAGGCTTCCGAGATGCTGACTCGGCTGTATGTGCAGAGCGAGACAACCGGGCAGGAGCTGCGCCGGATATTAGGACGGGATCGGCTCCTATTGCTGCAGGTGAATCACCGCGCTATCGGCATCCAGGGGATGAAGAATCATCCGCTGAATGAGATGGTGTACGGCGAGCTGGGGCTGAATCCGGGCGGACAGGCCCCCGCGGAGCTGTGGCGGCTGGAGCTGCAGCCCGGTTCTATGCCTGTACTAGAGACGGAGCACCTGTTCATTCACCAGCATCATGTGCTGGCTGGCAGTGGAGAACGATATGAAGAGATGACGAGCACGCCCGCATGGGCTCGCATCGAGGCCGTGTTGCGCGGCAACGTATATACGATTCCCAATTGGTTCGCGATGAGCTGGACGCCACTGGGGCGGCAGCGCATCATGAACGGGCTGCTGGGTCAATTCGGTGGCAAGAGGGGGAGCGAATGA
- a CDS encoding M2 family metallopeptidase: MNQRVKQEAERYLKQVNDTLRRDYTSMMNSLWQVMMTGDKEWAEQCEADERSYQEKIASGKLKQGVKRWLQRLESMEDSHTLPLIRQLHVLQGEIREHADTAELRERMTSLWNELHYMIMTYRTEFGVNKLSEHEVLSLLQSLKGEEERKRLWKSYMQSGERVAPKLLELVHLRNRVAQKQGYANYFEMKLAIQDVDLAMLESVMERIRDGLDASYLAAKRQIDNELAAFHAIPVADLRSWHYHHPFFQEDMANHLPSPIDWEQVLPLITRWFRERGFDISPILSRADITLSASKSQANCCLNIDRSMDIRLSCHLSPDERGLALLLHELGHALYEQSLDAELPFLLRQPAHTFMSEGIALLFERVATSPQLYSEWQQIPSLPSSIPSGNRIHLLIKTYWMITLIKFEQELYRDPGQSLNSLWWDLVEDIQGIARPDEWDYPYWASKAHLTTLPVYYYNYLFGEILASQLEHTLNDQFGQWHGEASLRHTRKTLMRPGALKRWDELIVDCTQYKLDPRYFIQQCKLRESGFVDQE, encoded by the coding sequence ATGAATCAGAGAGTGAAGCAAGAAGCTGAACGATATTTGAAGCAGGTAAACGATACGCTCCGGCGCGACTATACATCGATGATGAATTCCCTGTGGCAGGTGATGATGACCGGAGATAAGGAATGGGCGGAGCAATGTGAGGCAGATGAGCGGAGCTATCAGGAGAAGATCGCTTCCGGGAAGCTGAAGCAAGGAGTCAAGCGATGGCTGCAACGTCTGGAGAGTATGGAGGATAGCCATACTCTTCCGCTCATTCGCCAGTTACATGTGCTACAAGGAGAAATAAGAGAACATGCTGACACCGCAGAACTGCGTGAACGGATGACATCATTATGGAACGAACTCCATTATATGATCATGACGTACCGTACCGAGTTTGGCGTGAATAAGTTATCCGAGCACGAGGTGCTGTCACTTCTACAGAGCTTAAAAGGCGAGGAGGAGCGCAAGCGGCTCTGGAAGAGCTATATGCAGAGTGGAGAGCGGGTGGCCCCCAAGCTGCTGGAGCTCGTTCACCTTCGCAACCGTGTAGCCCAGAAGCAGGGATACGCGAACTATTTTGAGATGAAGCTGGCCATTCAAGATGTAGATCTCGCTATGCTGGAGTCTGTCATGGAACGAATTCGAGACGGACTTGACGCTTCCTATCTTGCTGCCAAACGTCAGATCGACAATGAATTAGCCGCTTTCCATGCCATACCGGTTGCTGACCTGCGTTCGTGGCACTACCACCATCCTTTCTTCCAAGAGGATATGGCTAACCATCTTCCATCCCCTATTGATTGGGAGCAGGTATTGCCTCTAATCACGCGATGGTTTCGAGAGCGGGGCTTCGATATTTCTCCCATCCTATCCCGTGCAGATATTACCTTGAGCGCCTCAAAAAGCCAAGCCAATTGTTGTTTAAACATCGACCGCAGCATGGACATCCGTCTATCCTGTCACCTTTCTCCAGATGAACGAGGCCTGGCTCTGTTGCTGCACGAACTGGGCCATGCCCTATATGAGCAATCCCTGGATGCGGAGCTTCCCTTTCTACTCCGACAACCTGCCCATACCTTTATGAGCGAGGGAATCGCTCTGCTCTTCGAACGAGTTGCGACATCCCCACAGCTCTACTCGGAATGGCAACAAATCCCAAGTCTCCCCTCTTCTATACCCTCTGGAAACCGAATTCATTTGCTGATCAAAACCTACTGGATGATAACCTTAATCAAGTTTGAACAGGAGCTCTATCGAGATCCCGGGCAGTCGCTGAACTCCCTCTGGTGGGATCTGGTTGAGGATATCCAGGGTATAGCAAGACCCGATGAATGGGATTACCCCTATTGGGCCAGCAAGGCCCACTTAACTACGCTTCCCGTGTATTACTACAACTATTTATTCGGGGAAATCCTTGCTTCACAGCTTGAGCATACGTTGAATGATCAGTTCGGACAGTGGCATGGTGAGGCTTCGCTGCGTCATACTCGCAAGACACTGATGCGCCCCGGGGCACTCAAACGCTGGGATGAGCTTATTGTTGATTGTACGCAGTACAAGCTTGATCCCCGTTATTTCATCCAACAATGCAAACTAAGGGAGAGTGGTTTCGTTGACCAGGAATAA
- a CDS encoding glycosyltransferase family 2 protein, giving the protein MPPPIHYNDGKEHKGGVGIPPITVIIPVHNQAYPLALTLQAFTKQLPPYNQCSIIVVDDGSEDLIHSVVEAYRDSLDIQYVRIAKSGRAAARNAGARWAKEGLIVFCDADRMPRPDFLQSHVEASKRYDSSIMIGQVREIYVTDPERNRKIIEERLANHAFSRIPQYCRLVYQLFDDAGACQSGIPWVATFSGNMSMPVDLFHSLGGFDEQFQEWGFEHFELGYRACQGRVPFVYAQEAINVHLAHHRQGTSYRNYMTRSHRYFYEKHSEPVVMHFLSFMLGEISLKQLEDIEQTGQLMPHKEDSGLKGYVRITQM; this is encoded by the coding sequence TTGCCCCCTCCTATTCACTATAATGACGGAAAAGAACATAAAGGAGGTGTTGGTATTCCCCCGATCACCGTCATCATCCCTGTCCATAATCAGGCCTATCCCCTGGCATTAACACTTCAGGCTTTTACGAAGCAGCTTCCCCCCTATAACCAGTGCAGCATTATCGTGGTGGATGATGGCTCTGAGGATCTGATCCATTCCGTCGTTGAAGCGTATAGAGACTCCTTGGACATCCAATATGTACGAATTGCAAAAAGCGGCAGGGCGGCTGCAAGAAACGCTGGCGCCAGATGGGCGAAAGAAGGGTTGATCGTCTTTTGTGATGCCGATCGTATGCCGCGGCCAGATTTTCTGCAGAGTCACGTAGAAGCTTCCAAGCGATATGATTCTTCCATCATGATCGGCCAAGTGCGGGAGATCTACGTGACCGATCCGGAGAGGAATCGAAAAATCATCGAAGAGCGGTTAGCTAATCACGCCTTCAGTCGTATCCCTCAATATTGTCGGCTCGTTTATCAATTGTTCGACGATGCGGGTGCCTGCCAATCGGGCATTCCGTGGGTTGCCACATTTAGCGGGAATATGTCTATGCCGGTTGACTTGTTCCACTCCCTGGGCGGGTTTGATGAACAGTTCCAAGAATGGGGATTCGAGCATTTTGAGTTGGGTTACAGAGCGTGCCAAGGAAGGGTTCCGTTTGTGTACGCCCAAGAGGCCATTAATGTCCATCTCGCACATCATCGCCAAGGCACGTCCTATAGAAACTACATGACCCGAAGTCATCGCTACTTTTACGAGAAGCATTCTGAGCCAGTTGTTATGCATTTTTTGTCCTTCATGTTAGGGGAGATCAGTCTGAAACAACTGGAGGATATAGAGCAGACGGGTCAACTGATGCCACATAAGGAAGATAGCGGGCTAAAGGGCTATGTTCGAATCACCCAGATGTAG